In Arachis hypogaea cultivar Tifrunner chromosome 2, arahy.Tifrunner.gnm2.J5K5, whole genome shotgun sequence, a genomic segment contains:
- the LOC140177408 gene encoding uncharacterized protein yields the protein MISGGFAGGGLTKLSRKRHLKRVYQVGNDSPDLPTISFTKEDGQGIVPGHDDPVVITMILANSNLHRTLVDQGSSANILFKPVFDKLGLDERELKAFPDTLYGLGDVPIKPLGYIPLHTTFGKGENSKTLSIDFIVIDVGSMYNALIGRTTLNRLRAMVSTPHLCMKFPTPKGIETVRGDQKLARKYYNESLNLRGKSKEVHTIELGGIKAREELRPQPGGRTEKVQIGKEEEKTTNIGASLGEDLKQRLIKLLQQNSDLFAWKASDMPGIDPWLMSHKLSVHPGSRPVQQRRRKLGA from the coding sequence ATGATCTCTGGAGGattcgcgggagggggactcaccaaattatctcgcaaaagacacctgaaGCGAGTCTATCAAGTAGGAAACGATTCTCCCGACCTCCCAACCATCTCGTTCACAAAAGAGGACGGACAGGGAATTGTACCCGGGCATGATGACCCggtggtgataaccatgatcttGGCAAATTCCAACCTCCACAGGACCTtggtagaccaagggagctcggcAAATATACTTTTTAAGCCTGTATTCGACAAGTTAGGGTTAGATGAAAGGGAGCTAAAAGCTTTCCCGGATACCCTATATGGATTAGGAGACGTGCCAATAAAGCCACTGGGATACATCCCCctgcacacaaccttcggaaagggggaaAATTCCAAAACTCTGAGCATTGACTTCATCGTCATTGATGTCGGATCGATGTATAACGCCTTAATCGGCAGGACTACGTTAAATCGGCTCAGAGCGATGGTGTCAACTcctcacctttgcatgaaattcccaacacctAAGGGAATAGAGACGGTACGAGGAGACCaaaaattggcaagaaagtacTACAACGAAAGCTTAAACCTCCGAGGAAAGAGCAAGGAAGTCCACACTATAGAACTCGGGGGAATCAAAGCAAgggaagagctgcgaccacagccAGGTGGAAGAACCGAAAAGGTTCAAATcggaaaagaggaagaaaaaacaaCCAACATAGGAGCCAGCCTAGGCGAAGATCTGAAACAAAGGCTAATAAAGCTCCTACAACAAAATTCTGACCTCTTCGCTTGGAAGGcttccgacatgccagggatagaccctTGGCTCATGTCCCATAAACTTTCAGTACACCCTGGATCACGACCCGTACAGCAGCGCAGGCGTAAGCTCGGCGCATAA